Proteins co-encoded in one Papaver somniferum cultivar HN1 chromosome 5, ASM357369v1, whole genome shotgun sequence genomic window:
- the LOC113282065 gene encoding DELLA protein GAI1-like, with protein MKREYEESSSGGGGGGGLGGGGIGGGSRSGGGLYSMVESSVGGGKSKMMWDEDEQQDAVMDELLAGLGYKVKSSDMAQVAQKLEQLEMVMQVNNNNAKEDGLLSHLSSDTVHYNPADLATWLQSMLTEVNPDNFDPLSNILPPQQQLFDDPFNNILPQQQEIPESSIITSLDFSNSRQIYEETTSDYDLRAIPGGAICEPDKKRLKPSSPPLPATTASGSGSASSSSSSAIVTVGGGGGIGIGSSAASLTTESSRPVVLVDSQEAGIRLVHTLMACAEAVQQENLTVASQLVKQIGLLAVSQAGAMRKVATYFGEALARRIYSLYPQESLDSSFSEILEMHFYETCPYLKFAHFTANQAILEAFEGKSRVHVIDFSMKQGMQWPALMQALALRPGGPPAFRLTGIGPPQPDNTDALQQVGWKLAQIAEAIHVEFEYRGFVANSLADLDASMLDIRPSDVETVAVNSVFELHRLLNRSGAIDKVLTSIKEMKPKIVTIVEQEANHNGPVFMDRFTESLHYYSTLFDSLEGCGMSPVDSQDQLMSEVYLGRQICNVVACEGIDRVERHETLSQWKGRLESSGFAPAHLGSNAFKQASMLLALFAGGDGYRVEENNGSLMLGWHTRPLIATSAWQLDSQ; from the coding sequence atgaagagagAGTATGAAGAAAGTAgtagtggcggtggtggtggtggtggtttaggAGGAGGAGGAATTGGTGGTGGTTCTCGGTCAGGTGGAGGTTTGTATTCAATGGTGGAATCATCAGTTGGAGGAGGGAAGAGTAAAATGATGTGGGATGAAGATGAACAACAAGATGCAGTAATGGATGAATTATTAGCAGGATTAGGTTATAAAGTGAAATCATCAGATATGGCACAAGTAGCACAGAAATTAGAACAATTAGAAATGGTTATGCAAGTGAATAATAATAATGCTAAAGAAGATGGATTACTATCACATCTCTCATCAGATACTGTCCATTATAATCCTGCTGATCTTGCTACTTGGCTTCAATCTATGCTTACCGAAGTTAATCCTGATAATTTTGATCCACTCAGTAATATTCTTCCTCCTCAACAACAATTATTCGATGATCCTTTTAATAATATTCTTCCTCAACAACAAGAAATACCTGAATCTTCAATTATTACTAGTCTTGATTTCTCTAATTCAAGACAGATCTATGAAGAAACTACTTCTGATTATGATTTAAGAGCAATTCCAGGTGGTGCAATTTGTGAACCTGATAAAAAGAGATTAAAACCATCGTCGCCACCGCTACCAGCAACAACTGCATCTGGATCAGGTTCAgcttcatcgtcatcatcatcagcaatAGTTACAGTAGGAGGAGGAGGTGGTATTGGAATTGGATCTTCCGCAGCGAGTCTTACAACTGAGTCAAGTCGTCCTGTTGTCTTAGTCGATTCTCAAGAAGCAGGAATACGTCTCGTTCATACTCTAATGGCCTGCGCAGAAGCTGTTCAACAAGAAAATTTAACAGTGGCGAGTCAACTTGTCAAACAAATCGGCTTGCTTGCTGTTTCTCAGGCTGGTGCCATGAGGAAAGTAGCTACTTACTTCGGTGAAGCCCTAGCTCGTCGAATTTACAGTCTGTACCCTCAAGAGTCCCTTGATTCATCCTTTTCAGAAATCCTCGAGATGCACTTTTATGAAACTTGTCCGTATCTCAAATTCGCTCATTTCACTGCTAATCAAGCCATTTTAGAAGCTTTCGAAGGTAAAAGTCGTGTTCATGTTATTGATTTCAGTATGAAACAAGGTATGCAATGGCCGGCTCTAATGCAAGCTTTAGCATTAAGACCTGGCGGTCCTCCGGCTTTTCGATTAACAGGTATCGGTCCACCCCAACCTGATAATACTGATGCTTTGCAACAAGTTGGTTGGAAATTAGCTCAAATTGCTGAAGCTATTCATGTGGAATTTGAATATCGTGGTTTTGTCGCCAATTCTCTAGCTGATCTTGATGCGTCAATGTTAGATATTCGTCCTAGCGACGTTGAAACCGTTGCGGTTAATTCAGTTTTCGAACTCCATCGATTACTCAATCGATCAGGTGCAATCGACAAGGTATTAACTTCAATTAAagaaatgaaaccaaaaattgttaCAATTGTGGAACAAGAAGCAAATCATAATGGACCAGTATTTATGGATCGTTTTACTGAGTCATTACACTATTACTCAACTCTGTTCGATTCGTTAGAAGGTTGTGGTATGTCTCCAGTTGATAGCCAAGATCAGTTAATGTCTGAAGTTTATTTGGGTCGTCAGATCTGTAATGTTGTAGCTTGTGAAGGCATTGATCGAGTTGAAAGACATGAGACACTGAGTCAATGGAAAGGGAGATTAGAATCGTCGGGTTTTGCACCTGCTCATCTTGGTTCTAATGCTTTTAAACAAGCTAGTATGTTGTTAGCTTTGTTCGCTGGTGGCGATGGTTACAGAGTTGAAGAAAATAATGGTTCTCTTATGTTAGGTTGGCATACTCGTCCTCTCATTGCTACTTCGGCTTGGCAACTTGATTCTCAGTAA